CGTAAAGCAGTAAGTAAAATTCAATCAAAAGTAGCTAGACAAAGACAAGATTGGCAACATCAAATAAGTAGCAAGATAGTTAGCGATAATAGCCTAATTGCTACAGAAAAGCTTAATCTAAAAGGGATGACACGCAAAGCAAAAGGGAAAAGAAAACGTCAAAAAACTGGCTTAAACAGAGCTATTTTAGACGTAGGAATCGGAAACCTAAAATCACTAATTAAGTACAAAGTTACCGAAGCAGGTGGATTCTATATCGAGGTTCCTACTAGTAAGGTAAAGCCTAGCCAAACCTGTCCTAATTGTGGGTATCAGAAAAAGAAAACCTTAGCAGAAAGAGAGCACTGTTGTGAGAAATGCGGCTATACAGCAAATAGAGATGTAGCAGCAGCTCAAGTAATGCTTAAGTATGCGAGGGGGGTGGAACGCTCCTCTTTGTCAGACGCAGAGCCGACTAGCACTACTTCGTGTGGAAGCATGAAGTATCTGGGGGCGAGGAAGCGTCAGAAACGTCTGGCCTAGCCGGCTAGACGTAGTTCATAAGTTCTATAATCTAAAAAAACAATTTATTTTAATATGGAAAGCCTTAAACTTAATTACCTGTAAAAAATGATACAGTACTTTATGCTAGAAACTCTTCGTAATCTCCCACCTTGGCTTCGTTCAACCTTAGTATTTCCGCTATTATTTCTGAACGGGTTTCTTCTCGCTCTGCTTTTAAACTATCTACACCCTCTAGTATATTTTGTCATTATCGCGACGATTCTCGCTTTTGTCTTAGAGCTAGGGGTGGATTTTTTGACTCAAAAAGGGATTAAACGAGGTATAGCGATCGCTCTTTTGCTGCTAGTTACTCTTTTCTTGTTAACTATTTTGAGTTTTATTCTTATACCCTTAATCATAGAACAATTGGGACAACTAATTAATACTGCTCCTCAATGGATTGCACAAACTAATCAACAGCTCGAAAATCTATCTGATTATCCCCTGTTCGAACGTTTTGCGATTGATATCAATGCAATTATCCTGAAAATTAACGAACAATTTGCCAAAATCTTGGAAGATAGTGGCGGTAAGGTTTTAAATTTAATTGGGGCTACTATTAGCAGTTTACTTAATATTCTATTAATCTTAGTGTTAACAATTTTTTCATTAACAAATGGTCAGAGTTTTTGGCAAGGAATATTTAGTTATTTTCCTGAACCTTGGAACGAAAAAATACCCAGATACACTAAGAAAACCTTTAAAGATTACTTTTTAGCTCGCTTAATTTTAACCGTAATTTCCGCTACTGCTCGTTGGATATTATTTTTACTGGTTGGTCTTCCCTACTCAGCTTTATTCGGATTTGGATTTGGATTTGCTGGCTTTATTCCCCTTTTGGGAACCGTTTTGAGTTTGTTGGGATTTGTGATTTTATCTTTCAAGGGGATAGAATTTGGACTTAAATTTTTAGTGATTTCCTTTATTCTTGATCAAATCAGTGACAATGTTTTAGCACCACGAATTATGGGAAACGCCATCGGCTTAAATCCCATTTGGCTAATTGTTTCTCTGTTTATTGGCGCCAAAATTGGAGGAATTTTAGGACTATTTTTAGCGGTTCCTGTAGCTAGTATTATCAAGCAAATTGTCCATGATTTACGCACACCAGTAGATCAGATTCCGGAGATTCCGGAGACACCAGAGCCAACAACCGAAAATTAGGTAATAATAAGAAATGTTAAAGACTCTCATTTTTTAGGTATGCGTTTAATTTTAATGACCGGAAAGGGTGGGGTGGGCAAAACCTCTGTAGCTGCAGCTACGGGATTGCGTTGTGCTGAATTAGGTTATAAAACCCTGGTACTGAGTACGGATCCTGCTCACTCCCTAGCCGACAGTTTTGACTTAGAATTAGGACACGATCCTGTGAAAATCAGCGACAACCTCTGGGGTGCAGAATTAGACGCACTGAGGGAATTAGAGGGTAATTGGGGCGCCGTCAAACGATATATCACTCAAGTTTTACAAGCGAGGGGTTTAGATGGGGTACAAGCGGAAGAATTAGCGATCTTACCGGGAATGGATGAGATTTTCAGTTTAGTTCGCGTTAAACGCCATTACGATGAGGGCGATTTTGACGTCTTGATTATCGATTCTGCACCCACTGGGACCGCTTTAAGATTGCTGAGTCTTCCTGAGGTTGGGGGTTGGTATATGAGGCGTTTTTATAAACCCCTACAGGGTATGTCAGCAGCACTAAGACCTCTATTTGAGCCGATTTTCCGTCCCTTGACTGGATTTTCTCTCCCAGATAAAGAGGTGATGGACGCACCCTACGAGCTTTATCTACAAATAGAAGCTCTAGAAAAAGTTTTAACTGATAATACTCAGACTTCTGTGCGCTTGGTCACTAATCCAGAAAAAATGGTGATCAAAGAATCTTTGAGAGCTCACGCTTACTTGAGCTTATATAATGTGGCTACGGATTTAGTTATCGCCAATCGAATTATTCCTGAATCGGTGACGGATCCTTTTTTTCAGCGATGGAAAGAAAATCAACAACTCTATAAGCAGGAAATCTACGATAATTTTCACCCTCTCCCGGTGAAAGAAGCACCTTTATTCTCAGAAGAGATGTGTGGTTTAAGCGCTTTACATCAACTTAAAACCATACTTTACGCTGACGAAGATCCAACCCAGGTTTATTACAAGGAAAATACAGTCAGAGTGGTGCAGAATGGAAATTGTTACAGTCTCGAACTCTATTTACCGGGAATTCCCAAAGAACAAATTCAGTTGAATAAAACTGGAGATGAACTCAATATCCGTATTGGTAACCATCGGCGTAATCTGGTTTTACCCCAAGCTTTAGCCGCGTTGAACCCTTCTGGGGCGAAAATGGAAGAAGATTATCTCAAAATTAACTTCATTATATCGAATGGAAAATAAAACACTAATGAAAGGAGGTTGTTTTCCGAGTTATAGCAAAAGACAGGAGGGAAATCCCTACTCCCTTCTCCCTTCTCCCTGTTCCCTGTTCCCCGTTCCCTGTTCCCTACTTACTCATGAGTGATTTAGAAACTATTGCTGTTACCATCAAGCTTTTTGCAGCTTATCAGGAAGCTTATGGAGTTTCCGAATTAGAGCGATGCTTTCCCCAGGAAACGCCGGTTGGAGCCGTATTAGAGCAAATACTAACAGAAAAGCCCGAATTAGAACCTTGGCGACCTTTAACCCGTTTTGGTGTCAATCTACAATTCGTTGCTCCAGAAACACCTCTAAACGATGGAGACGAAGTGGTGTTAATACCTCCTGTCAGCGGTGGTTAGTTATTTTAACGGACAAAAAGATCACTGGAATTATCCCTACTAAAATGATTGCTAAAGCGGGTGCTGCTGCTTCAACTAGTCTTTCGTCGGAAGCGTATTGATAAACGCGAATCGCTAAAGTATCGAAATTGAATGGTCTCATCACCAGGGTAGCGGGTAATTCCTTCATCACGTCTACGAAGACTAACATTCCTGCGGTGAGAATTCCGCCCCACATCATGGGAGTATGTATAGTTACTAGATTGCTAAAAGGATTGTGTCCTAGACTACGGGCTGCATCGTCGAGACTGGGTTTAATTTTTTGTAGACTCGATTCGATCGCTCCCAAAGATACGGCAAAAAATCTTACCAGATAAGCAAAAATCAACCCTGTAATCGTACCAGAAACGAGTAACCCAGTAGAGATATTAAAATTGGTGCGCAACCAAGCATCTATCCAGTTATCGAAGTTACCTAGGGGTATTAATACTCCCACCGCAATCACTGAACCGGGTATAGCGTAACCCATTCCGGCGATTCTCACCGCTGCATTAACGACTGGTTCGGCTTGTAGTCTTTGTACGTAAGCGATGATTAAAGAGAAGAATACTGCTACGAAAGCGCTTAAACAGGACAATATTAGGCTATTTTGCGCCAGATTAAAGAAATTGTTTTCAAAAGCTTGATCTAAATTATTCCAGGTCATCTGGAACAAAT
This window of the Gloeocapsa sp. PCC 73106 genome carries:
- a CDS encoding AI-2E family transporter, which gives rise to MLETLRNLPPWLRSTLVFPLLFLNGFLLALLLNYLHPLVYFVIIATILAFVLELGVDFLTQKGIKRGIAIALLLLVTLFLLTILSFILIPLIIEQLGQLINTAPQWIAQTNQQLENLSDYPLFERFAIDINAIILKINEQFAKILEDSGGKVLNLIGATISSLLNILLILVLTIFSLTNGQSFWQGIFSYFPEPWNEKIPRYTKKTFKDYFLARLILTVISATARWILFLLVGLPYSALFGFGFGFAGFIPLLGTVLSLLGFVILSFKGIEFGLKFLVISFILDQISDNVLAPRIMGNAIGLNPIWLIVSLFIGAKIGGILGLFLAVPVASIIKQIVHDLRTPVDQIPEIPETPEPTTEN
- a CDS encoding TRC40/GET3/ArsA family transport-energizing ATPase, whose translation is MRLILMTGKGGVGKTSVAAATGLRCAELGYKTLVLSTDPAHSLADSFDLELGHDPVKISDNLWGAELDALRELEGNWGAVKRYITQVLQARGLDGVQAEELAILPGMDEIFSLVRVKRHYDEGDFDVLIIDSAPTGTALRLLSLPEVGGWYMRRFYKPLQGMSAALRPLFEPIFRPLTGFSLPDKEVMDAPYELYLQIEALEKVLTDNTQTSVRLVTNPEKMVIKESLRAHAYLSLYNVATDLVIANRIIPESVTDPFFQRWKENQQLYKQEIYDNFHPLPVKEAPLFSEEMCGLSALHQLKTILYADEDPTQVYYKENTVRVVQNGNCYSLELYLPGIPKEQIQLNKTGDELNIRIGNHRRNLVLPQALAALNPSGAKMEEDYLKINFIISNGK
- a CDS encoding MoaD/ThiS family protein, whose product is MSDLETIAVTIKLFAAYQEAYGVSELERCFPQETPVGAVLEQILTEKPELEPWRPLTRFGVNLQFVAPETPLNDGDEVVLIPPVSGG
- a CDS encoding RNA-guided endonuclease TnpB family protein, whose product is RKAVSKIQSKVARQRQDWQHQISSKIVSDNSLIATEKLNLKGMTRKAKGKRKRQKTGLNRAILDVGIGNLKSLIKYKVTEAGGFYIEVPTSKVKPSQTCPNCGYQKKKTLAEREHCCEKCGYTANRDVAAAQVMLKYARGVERSSLSDAEPTSTTSCGSMKYLGARKRQKRLA